The Mycolicibacterium monacense genome contains the following window.
AGACATGCGGGGCTTCGAAGACCGCCTCGTCACGGTTGGCCGAACAGTAGAACAGCCCGACCTTGTCACCGGCGCGCACGGGCGCTCCGTTGATCTCCGTGTCGGCGGTGGCGAACCGGGCGAACTGGAGGACCGGTGTCGACCACCGGACGAATTCCTCGACGGCGGTGCCGATCCTGCCGTCGAAGTCGGCCATCAGCCATTCCCGTTGCGCCGGGTTCTCCGTCAGCGCCAGCATCGCATGCGTCGTCGTCTGCTTCGTGGTGTCGTTGCCGGCCGAGGCGAGCAGGATGAGGAAGGCGCCGATCTCCTCGTCGGTCAACCGTTTTCCGTCGACCTCGGCGTTGACGATGCTGGTCATCAGATCGTCGCCGGGGTGACTGCGGCGGAACTTGGCCAGTTCGACACCGGTGGCCGACAACAGCATGATCTCGTTGACGGTGTCGGCCGCCCGCTCCTCGATGCTGCTGTACTCGTCGTCGCTCATCGAGAACAGCTTCTCGGCGGCCTTCGCCACCGCGGGCTGGTCGGCGGCGGGCACACCGAGCATCTCCATGATGGTCAGCATTGGCAACCGCGCCGAACACGCTGCGACGAAGTCGATCTCACCCGCTCCGACGAGGTCGTCCACGACGGCGACGGCGTTGTCGTGGATCTGTTGTTCGATCCGCCGGACGTTGCGGGGGGTGAACGCCGAACTGATCAGCCGCCGGTACACCGTGTGTTCCGGCGGGTCCATCGTCAGGAAGAACGAGGCGAACCGCTGCACCTCCGCTGGCATCGGGTCCAGCGACACCCCTTGTGCGGAGGTGAACACTTCCGGGTGCTGGCTGACGAACGCGATGTCGGCCCGCCGGGTCAGCGCCCAGAACCCGTCCTCCTCCATGGGGAACAGCGACGACAGCGGGTGATGCCAGGTCAGCCCGTCGGCCGCGCGCAACTGCGCGAACACCTTGTCCCGGACGGCGAAGGGCTGCTGCCAGAACGACGCAGACGTGATGTCGACCGAACTGTATTCGCGGGCCGCCGCAGATGTGGACGTCACGAGGTTCAGCGTGACAGTCGCCGCGAAATTTGTAAAGCTATTCCGGTGACGTCGGTGACGGGCGACGGGAACAGGACCCGGGAGCGAATCCTGGCCGCGACGGCTGAGGTGC
Protein-coding sequences here:
- a CDS encoding cytochrome P450 — protein: MTSTSAAAREYSSVDITSASFWQQPFAVRDKVFAQLRAADGLTWHHPLSSLFPMEEDGFWALTRRADIAFVSQHPEVFTSAQGVSLDPMPAEVQRFASFFLTMDPPEHTVYRRLISSAFTPRNVRRIEQQIHDNAVAVVDDLVGAGEIDFVAACSARLPMLTIMEMLGVPAADQPAVAKAAEKLFSMSDDEYSSIEERAADTVNEIMLLSATGVELAKFRRSHPGDDLMTSIVNAEVDGKRLTDEEIGAFLILLASAGNDTTKQTTTHAMLALTENPAQREWLMADFDGRIGTAVEEFVRWSTPVLQFARFATADTEINGAPVRAGDKVGLFYCSANRDEAVFEAPHVFDLSRSPNPHLGFGGGGPHFCLGNQLAKTELRHLFRELLTRLNHVEFGEPDLLFSTFVHGVKRLPAVVR